AGAGGAAGTCCACGAGACACTCTCAGCGTTCGAAGAAGCGGCTGTCCGGATAGTTTACGTAATCGACGAGGGCGTTCTCAAAATGATACGTGAAACACTCGGAGAAGAAGCTGCCGAGGAATTCAGAAAAAAGGAGATGGCATTTGCCGAGACTTTCCTCAAAGAGGTTGAAGAAAAGCTGGGCGATCTGAACATCAAGTTTAGCAGGAAAATAGCCTTCGGGGACAAGGCTGAGTACGTTGAGGGTATTGCCAAGAAATACGACTTACTCGTAATCTCCCGTCACTACGGCTCCGAGACGAC
This sequence is a window from Thermococcus kodakarensis KOD1. Protein-coding genes within it:
- a CDS encoding universal stress protein, coding for MGWLHDVILRKFNNIAGTRYEEILKAYENFFLTEEELVIPEINSILLVFDRFSEKVPEEVHETLSAFEEAAVRIVYVIDEGVLKMIRETLGEEAAEEFRKKEMAFAETFLKEVEEKLGDLNIKFSRKIAFGDKAEYVEGIAKKYDLLVISRHYGSETTRTHRVSPVVFRIVQHVEKPVVLY